Part of the Triplophysa rosa linkage group LG3, Trosa_1v2, whole genome shotgun sequence genome, GCTAAACTGGGAGTTGTCCACGCCTGGAAAGTTCTCCGCTTCTGGTGGAGCCACCAGTGGAATGAAACAGCCTTACAGCACATCTCAAGAACCTCAGAAACAGCAACTAGAACCAGACGTAAGACCAGGACCCAGCCGCCCCCCACCTGAGCCCAGCCCTCCGCTCTTTGGCTTCCAAAACTGGGCTAACAGTTTCCGTAAGTCCTTCTCCAGCAAGGGAAACAACCCTGTGGTCATCAGGAGAAACGGACCTTTGAAAGCAAGGCCCATGTCTGAGGGATCTTTCAACCTCAGCTCTATGTTTGGAAGCAGCATGCAAAGCAACCAGGATGAGGAACCCAAGAATCCGTCAGCCTGAGAAAGTCAATCCAGAGCGAGGAGTGGAAGCGAGCTGACAACTTTACTGGAGCAAGTGGCTCTCAGCGGGAAGATGCCCAAAGGCTCCAAAGATGATATGGCATCCCTGCCACCCAGAAAGCTCAATTTTTTCTCCTCCTTGCGGATTAAGAGAAATGAAGGAGTGGATCAGAGCAAGGGAGACAACCAGAAGGACATCATGACCATCCTGTCTAGGTTTAGAAGCAAAGGTTAGTGCTTAGGCAGGCATCACTGTTATTATAGCTCATGCTTTATGGATTTGTATGTataggggtagttcacccaaaaacagaaattgttattatttatttactctttTAAAACCTGAATATGACTATTTCATCAGTAgagcacaaaagcagatattttgagaaatgtctcggtggttttgtgttcatacaatggaagtcaacgggagccaatgttgtttggttaccaacattctttaaaatatcttctttcagaCTGTGTAACACAGAACTTTAATCTTGTGATGTGTCAAAGCATCTCTGAGGGTCTCGgaaggaaaaaaaaacatcatatcATCACGACCTTATATCATTAATTATGATATATATATTGGTTtattgcaaacaaacaaaaactatacaaattttcatatatttaaaaaattattttccaattgtcactgtcagaaaattctgTAGCACAGTGAAGGTgagatgaagcgatgatgggtgactacgtctggaacttggttcgtgaggacaatattagtcataaaagacaaaatcgATCAAgtgtacacttctgaagttttggacgactcatttttagtaactgttcTGTTAAACTTGTTTagagctcagtgttatgcctATACCATGTAATTTCTGCGTACGAGTAAAaataccgaaatgtataaatgtaccTAAAATAATTTCCTTTTATTGACTAATGAATAATCTGAATGAACAATGTGCTATTTAAATGACATTGTGTTTGTATTCATAGCTTCTGTTCAGCAACATCAGCAACAGGAACTCAACTCGTCTAGCGAAGATGAGGAACCCAACACACGACGGGTAAAGCATCTCACTTCCTgtctaaaaaaaacacaaaatctcACCCGCCAGCAATCTGCGCATTCTATTAAATCTGAATCTGttcatcattataaatgtcattgtttactTTGAAGGCACACAGAGGCACATCTGACACCAAGAGAATAAAACAGGAGAACATTGCTGTCCGACAAACCAAGAGGGAACAGCTAAAAAGACTCCACAGAGCTCAggtatgacacacacacatacacacaatatGCATTTTAATGACTGAAAATCTTTAAAGACGTTTTAATGCTTCACAGATGATCCAGAGACAGCTGGAGGAAGTTGAGGAGAGGCAGAGAGCTCTAGAGGAGAAAGGTGTAGCTCTGGAGAAGGTCCTCAGAGGAGAAACTGGTAGAAATATGATTTACATATTTCATTATCATTCTAACTGTCCTCACGTGTCCTCTGACTCCGCCCACTGCACTGTGTGATGTTATCTGATTATTTAAAGGGGTGTTATGAGAGTTGCTGACAGCTATgtgaaaaaacacacacgacTCTGTTTGCTTGTCAAACGTGCACACTTGAGCTCACATCTTTTTTAATGAAGACAGgaatatttttgtacattttcaatTTAGTTGATGTACTTTGTACCTCTCTGTAGCAccatcactataataataaatcCTTTCTATCCTTtcttttcttaatttttttcttcctCCTTTCTTTTTTTGCGTCTCTCCCCTTCCTTTTCCTTCGTCTCTCCccttcctcttccttcctttcttccttccttcctcccTCCAttcttttcctgtttttctttcttttccttccTTTCTTCTTTCCCTTTTTTCCTCCTTCCCTTTTTTTCTTCAATTCAAGTTTAATTATGTTTATATTGCTTTTTTCACactttgttgcaaagcagcttctCCTACCTTCCCATCTTTTTCCCCTTTTCTCCCTTCCTTCCGTccttttttaacatatttttcctCCATAGGTCAGCGCAGTTCATTTTTGGACTATCCAAAGAAACATTTCGAAACACTTCTTAATTTCATATAGATTCTAGGACCAGCACCCACCATGCGGGTCCAGACTGCTGGCACAGAAAGGCAACCGCAAAACAGGCTGCGCTTTCATTTATGACTTTTTTAGAGGGGCAAAATTAGAGATTCAAATAATAGTGATTTGCATTCGCACTAAATGGCCATTTAGAGTCAAAATTATATTGAAATGACTGCAGAGGTAATGGGTTCTGTAAATAGCCAGAGAAGGGGAAAAGTGCCTCCGAAATGAGTTGGAAATGtgatgtttcattattttggtGAATGTTGATCTGCATGCCCCGTGGGGATTATTAAACGCAACAAGTCTTTCTAAAGAAAAAAGCCAAAATCGCGGCGCCCTTTTCACGTACCGCAAAAATGAGTTTATAATCATATTTTTGAAGGCTCTGAGCTGTAATTATCAAGACTGTAAATTGAATTCTAACATTCACTTTCCTTGCGTCCTCTTTTAACTTCCATCAGGCTGAACTGAAATTGTTTGGTATTGAAAAACCAGCTGTAGCCGCCGAGTAATGCAGCGACAAAACACTTCCTCATGCATCCGTGGTCGAAGGCTCCCATAGTGTTAATACATCAAGCATTTCTTTAAGTGTGTCATGTGACATGTCTCTAGCCTTGTTTCATCAAAGTGCCTCTCTCGCGAGCGCAGCATTGAACAGAGCACTTCCACAATGTTACAAGGATGCAGAGGAGGACGGCTTTTTGTAAAGTGGACTACAAGGATACAGTGTCTCAACTGAATGCAACAGAATtctattaataaatgtttgggAGCTTTTGTAACGGTGCACTTTGACCTGCCCGTATCCATTGTGCTGCATGTTTACATGTCTTTGTGTGAATATTTGTAGTAAGATGATGGGCTGTGGGGATGTGTATTTTCTTGAATGGCCTCTTTGTTAACTGACATTTAACGGCTTTCAAATGGATGCAGAGTTGGAGTATGGTGTGGACGGTATGCTGTGGcagaatttaacattttaactaTCTGAGACTATTAGCTAAACAGTATTCGACGCACAATAGGCTTGTAGAAATAGGCGTAGCTGGATTCTCATGATGAGATATGAGGGAGTTATGAATTGTTGTGAAGTGTGATTTCAAGACCTGGAAAAGTCATGTGCAAGGACAATCAATTAAGTCATTGAAATTCCTTTGTCAAGTGATAACTGTCTATCAGTAGCTCAGGTGTTTGAGTTGTGACTGAGTAAAGAAGAACTGTTGTCTCTTACAGATGATGACTCCACGGATGAGACAGCGCTACTCCAAACCTGGTTCAAACTGGTCCTAGAGAAGAACAAACTGGCAAGATACGAGTCAGAACTCATGATCTTGTAAGACCATTTGACTAtagtgttttattaatgtttctgtttgtaCATCTATCTCTAATACATCATCTCGTCTCTAGTGCTCAGGAACTGGAGTTGGAGGACACTCAAAGTCGGCTGCAGCGAGAACTGAGGCAGCGAATGGCCACTGAAGGTGAACTTGTCATGAAAAGATATAGGCCTTCATAGGAGATATATACATCCGCGGGAACAAATTAAGAGACCgtttcaaagaccattttcagtttttctgaatttactatttataggtatgtgtttatgtaaaataatcatttttgtttcattctgtgaactactaacaatacttCTCCCAAGTTTCaaatgtttctatttatttgcagaaaatgaaaactggagaaacgggtcaaaataactgAAAATATGCGCTGtagtttttcagacctcaaatactgcaaagaaaacaagttcatattcacttttaagcaaaccaaaagtaatatttctacatgtatttaggaaatattataagaaatatttttttatttttatgtaataacctCTGTAATGtcttgtcagtctttcacattgctgttggatgactttgtcactcttgaggtttgtgtttgttcaaattcaacagacattagactggaatgaccacggtacatctagaaatgcttaaaaaattaggaatggtctcttaatttgttTCTGCTGCTGTATATAGTAGTGAAATAATTTAGCCagtttcaactttatttattttcaaattcaGGTTATAGGAAATGCAACTAGGTTTTTAGgcagtttaaaggggtcatatggcgcaaatatgtttttctgtgtctttagtGCGttacacgtaaaattgcaaaattgcaaaatttaaagtgtcggaacaaaagatgcattctatctaaaagcgaatgctcacccagacctgcctgaaacgcctcgtgtaaccacaccctcaCAAATCTTCGTCAGTTCGTCTAATGATTTTaccaagaccgcccaaatgtatactcgaGAAAGTGGGACGTACCTGTTTCAAATAtagtaagaggcgttacatttccttcacacgcttgcagtattcgacaaatcactacgcactggttaactggccaatcatagcacacctcgcttttcagagcgatgagtttTGTAAATATTCTGCGCGTTtgagagaggcggggcaaagaggagatacaaacatgcacgttatgtggaaaatacagcattttttaaccttaaatcgtttatacacattgcattacatctaaaacaaacgataatattcgttttagccttgtcatatgacccctttaatataattaaaatttaaGTTGCCTGTAAAGCCAATTTGTATTACCTTAAAAATTCTGAGCTACTTTTGAACTAAGTTGAAGTAGGTGGAGATTTTtattgtatacaaataaatagcTAATAAAATCTTCAGTTTGACTTGCTGAGGTTGACAACTTTTTTGAAGGTTTTATTTGTGTGAAAATTTAATTAATAAGATGCATGATATTTTTTCATATGTATTCCGTGTTGAATTTGACAGTGTTTGGGTTCATGGCACAGTTCTTTCAAATGAATCGGATATGACATTGGATAATTGGTTGTTAGTGATTACATGCTGAAAGTGGCTCATTTACTTGTGAACAGGAATTGATCACTGCAGAGGAAGGTGATGCTGTCTTAATTTGCAAGTCAATGGTTGGTCCTAAGCCTCCAgcaaattgtatttttgttctACAAGATGAGGCTCCGCAAACATGAACACACCTCGGATTGTGTGTGAGGAGAGGGGTGATAATGGATTACATAAGATTTTAACCCGCAGGACAATAAATGGCAAAATAGCATCCAATAGACTTGCATGGAACATTGTTTCCAAGTCATATTTATATCCCTGTCTTAAGTCAATAAGCAGAACACTCTAGCagctgcatagcaacaccctagcaaccacccacagCACCCTAGCGTCATCGTGGTGGGAGAAAATCAAATTATAGtctattgtatattcattttttgtaaaatattgaaGCTATTTAACACctgtttttaaaattttaataaatgtttttgtgaaaTTGCTACAGTTGAACAGCGTGAGTTTTGAACAAAGTTAGACCTTGGAAAATATTGAATCTGAGCTAGTGTGAATTGATCCAGCACCACCACCATCATCTAAGGTGACAACAGGCCTCCTCTTTTTGTATTACTTTTCATTTCCAGACTGTGAAAAAAGTGCGAGTGAGCTGGTGGGGGAGCAGAGCCTCCTGGTGGAGATCATGAAGGTGGTGGAGAAGAGAGACAAACTGGTGAGTCTACTGGAGGAGCAACGGCTGAAGGAAAAAGCTGAGGACAGAGATCTGGAGAGCACAATCCTCTCCAGAGGTTATCAGTTCCATTGGACCTAAAACATTCCTAACCTCTCATTTCAATCCCCTGGATTAAACATTTTACTTGAGATGTGGATCTACTGTAGTAACCAGCGGGATTAACTATAAGAGAGCCTTTAAAGATCAGAACTGTTAAACTTAACGCTGCCTTCTTGAAaagaaataaaccaaaaacaaaacaagtgcctctttgtttagtgaaaatgagtttgtaaatgtttaatttcattcaaagaaacacaacattgcacagccacagagGTATGAAAAATAACTTATCCACAATGGTGCAATGATATTTATATAGTTAAAGTGGTTAAGTTTTTGGACTTGTTGGATGTTAAAATGATaatgaatgtttgttttgttctataGTGAACATTATAAAAGAGGCCAAATGTTAATGGAAGTTTAATATATCTGTTGAGCTACTCTGTTTCTCTCCTAGTCTTGTAATGCATAGACCTTCTCAAGTGACCattaattgcaattatttcATAAACTAAATATGATTTGATTTGTTTCAAGTATCAAACGGCgcttatgaaaatgtatagttGGTCTTTGGTTTATCTGTATGTTTATtgtgtcatttatttaataaatgtaaaaatgaaacaatgctTTGACTACCCTAATTAGCTATACTAAAACCTAAGACCTATAATCTTTCATTGGAAATGTATAAAAAACGGCATGTTAGCTATTTTAGCTTAAAGCATTAAACGcatttaatattaatgttactttcagcatttactaatatcAAGAATATActgtgtaaaaaaaacaaatgtagtgCCTGGTAACACTGGTTTATGCACAATGAATTCTATATAGATTATAtagatttataaatatatatttgaagatttaggttatatattatattttttataaataaacaattatacttttttaagtacataaatattatgttgaatatGTTTGACTCTCAATGTATAAATACCAtggtaattaaaaaaaacaattgccgTAACGTCATTTGTACATAAAGTGCTTCATACATCAAGGCGGAAATACATTTCGAAACGACTGCGAATAACTTTGTAAATGTGCTCCCTCAGGGATAGAGGGTGGGATCTAAGGACAGGGACGCTGCTTTCAGAAGGCTGGGCAAATAACTGGAATTCCGTTTCCGTTCTTGCTCCTGGGATTTTTCTCACTCAATCACCGGGATAAACACGCATTATTTACACTTTTCTGACACCGTTTACTCGTTTGAAGACTCCGGGAAACGATGGCGTCTTCCCCGCAGAAATCTCCGTCCTCACCCAAGTCGCCGACGCCAAAGTCGCCGTCCTCGAGGAAGAAAGATGACTCGTTCCTCGGGAAACTTGGTGGGACTCTGGCCAGGAGAAAAAAGGCGAAAGAGGGTAGAAAATTAGATTCCAATGCTTGGTTTGCttgtaaacatgttttaaatgtcGCTTAATATGGATTAGCATGAACGTGCTTGTTGACGAAAACTAACGCTTAATATGGATTAGCATGAACGTGCTTGTTGACGAAAACTAACGCTTAATATGGATTAGCATGAACGTGCTTGTTGACGAAAACTAACTTTTCCTAAAGTTTGGAAAATGCCCTCCTCCAGTTTAACGTACACCGTCAACGTTTATTTTTCATGACTAGAATTTGAGGGCATCAAAACAAACGACACTGActgtttttaaacgttttagCGAAAATAGTGTTTACGTTCCGTAAAGTTTCCATTACGACGTCGTGtagatgacgtcacgaacactAAATTGCCAACGTCAgataatattttgtgttttcgcGACGTCTAGAGTATAGGCTACGTGGCAAGAAGACTACAAAATACTGTGCCCTGCAGGAGTGTTTATAGAAATATTGCAAAACATTGCACCACACCTAATAATGATGAAGCCATATAACCTTTCAGATATGATCAAATACCTTTAAACTACAATTTTGTGGAAATAATCGCCTGTTGTAGacttaataaaaccacacattGGCACATTAAAAACTGTTCTTCAGCCAACACCCAGCCATGGCTGTGTTCTCTAACCATGTAAGGTATTCAGTCTGAACAGGGCTTAAGATGTTATTGTACATGAATGAGAACAGAGCCCAGACTTCAAGATGAGCTTCATGTCCGCAGCTGTCCCAAAGCTAAATTAATTTTGCTTTCCTTTCCCAATAAAGCCATATCTGACtacaaatatatgaaatatcTTAATCCATAGCTACATGTCCTCTTATCTAGTAACCGAATTAGCCGTGTGCTGCTGTCCATTACGCTGGAGTGTTTCTACCTGGTTTGCACAGTTCCCAGAGTACACTTCTGTAATGATTATTGTGCATCCATCAGCACTCAGCAGTCTGTGTAAGAGGATGACTGCAGCTGAGCCTTCTGATGTCCTGACTGTCTGTTTCTCTATATCTCATTCACCCGAGCACGGGACTAGACCGGTGACTGGGATGAGTAATTGATGTATGATTTGATTTGATGAGGACTACTTAACGTTTTGTATTTAGGAGAtagtacattttctatttattgcTTTCGTTACTGGATTGgaaatgtgaattaaaatggAGCAGACTTTGAACTGTCAGTTGATTTGACCACAGAACATATGTTCGTAAAATAAGTGAAACGCAGTGGAGCAAAGCAATTAtttctatgactttcttctgcagaacacaaaagaagatattttgaagaacattggtaaccaaacaacattggtcgtCATTGATTTCCACTATATAGATAGACaccactcagacatttctcaaaatatcttctgggTCATATATGGGAACCGcatgagaatgaataaatgacagaatttttatttttgagtgaactatccctttaatactaaTACTATGCTGTATTGACCAATTAGCATTCGGTCCAACTATCAATTTTAGAATCACCTATATATGAACCATAATGCTCACTACATGATGCTTTCGTCATGCCTTTGGATTTTATCAACCCCCCGCCTCCGCCCCGTGACTGTGAGAAGCAGCAGGAGATCAGCTGTGCGTGAGTTCGAGAGGGTGTTGATTAATAGGATATCGTCCTCCGCGGGAGGCCTCTGGAATCCAGCACAGGATGTTTGCATCCCATAATCAGCGCTTCAGACAGAGATGCATGCTGGGATGTTTTAGGAGCGAGGAGCTGGCATCTCAGGTGGTTTCTAGGAGGAGATGATTCAAAGGGTACTAGATGGAGAGAGGAAAGTGGCCTGGCGTGTTAGGAGGATGAGTTCCAATTAGTGCAGACTAGATTGTGGAGTGACTGTGGAGCAAATGTAGCATTTAATTCCACTTATGGTGGTGGGGTTGTGTTCTTGTAGCTTAATTGGTTAAGCATGGAGAAAGTAGTGGAAAGATTGTGGGGTTGatttccagggaacacacactgataaaaaatgtatattaaaggtccagtgtgtacttttctttgaggatctattgacagaaatgcaatataatatacataactgtgtcttcagaggtgtataaagaccttacataatgaagtatgtttttattatcttagaatgagatGTTTCTTTCTACATAcgccgcgggtccccttgcatggaatttgccatgttgtttctacagtagccctgaacggacaaactgctctacagagtgcgtttcgtaaatacattctACCCTTCAAAATGTGACGCCATCTCGgtcctgtgagagccgccacggtgcttcgaaagggagggtggagtgagccgttggttgcaatttggaacctcacccctagatgcctctaaaatctccacattgctcctttaaaatgcaatgatttctgttgatcatttattcaccctcatgtggttcaaaaccttgactcttttttttctgtggaacacaaaagaagatgctttgagaaatgtgtcaagtggttttgtgtccatacaatgaaagtcaatggggttcagtgttgtttggttaccaacattcttcaaatgatcttcttttggtTTTGAAATGTCTCACCTCATGTTATGTCTTTTATCCTATAGTGTCAGAGCTGCAGGAGGAGGGGATGAACGCCATTAATCTCCCCTTGAGTCCCACACCTTTTGAGCTTCATCCTGAGGACATCATGCTAGGTACTCAACCCGTAGCGTGATTATTCGATTGATGCATCTAGATGCTCCCTCGGGTTAATAGGAAGCCCTTACCAACCTCTGTTTTCTTTTATCTCCCATCTATTACCCTCTCCTTCTCCTCCTGTCTCTCATAGAGGAAAATGAGGTCCGCACCATGGTGGACCCCAACTCAAAGAATGACCGTAAACTGCAAGAACTCATGAAGGTTTGCGTGGAAAAAGAATGCGTTGTTTTGTATGaatgaaaattgtaattttagATGCATTAATGCAAATTGATTCAATGTGATTTGCGTTTGTTGAATGTCTGAATTAGGTGCTCATCGACTGGATCAATGATGTGCTGGTAGGGGAAAGGATCATTGTGAAGGACCTGGCAGAAGATCTTTATGATGGACAGGTcctccaaaaactgtttggtaaGGAATCTCAAACACATATTAGAGTGCCCTTCATCTCAGTAGATTTGTCTTGAAATCTCCTCCACAAGTTCTGATTTGATCCTGTGTTTGCATTTCACAGAAAAGCTGGAGGGTGAGAAGCTCAACGTTGCTGAGGTGACCCAATCTGAGATTGCCCAGAAACAGAAGCTGCAGACGGTTCTGGAGAGGATCAATGATGCTCTGAAGGTCTCC contains:
- the wu:fb05h10 gene encoding F-actin-monooxygenase mical2b, which gives rise to MPKGSKDDMASLPPRKLNFFSSLRIKRNEGVDQSKGDNQKDIMTILSRFRSKASVQQHQQQELNSSSEDEEPNTRRAHRGTSDTKRIKQENIAVRQTKREQLKRLHRAQMIQRQLEEVEERQRALEEKGVALEKVLRGETDDDSTDETALLQTWFKLVLEKNKLARYESELMIFAQELELEDTQSRLQRELRQRMATEDCEKSASELVGEQSLLVEIMKVVEKRDKLVSLLEEQRLKEKAEDRDLESTILSRGYQFHWT